From Synoicihabitans lomoniglobus, the proteins below share one genomic window:
- the sufB gene encoding Fe-S cluster assembly protein SufB, whose product MKPPTELEAPVAENPAEGIDQSAGDFTYDVKYDYDAGAGLTENTVRYISDVKKEEPWILEFRLKALQTFLDKPMPTHWATKDLNNIDFDKIRYYLSQGQAPKRTWDEVPDDIKKTFERLGIPEQERKFLAGVEAQFDSEAAYSNIKEIVAKEGVIFMGSTEALREHPEIFKKWFGKVIPTSDNKFSALNSAVFSGGSFIYVPPGVKVSQPLQAYFRINAENFGQFERTLIIVDEGAEVTYMEGCTAPKFSTATLHSAVVELVAMKNAKIQYITVQNWAANVYNLVTKRGLAHEGAEIKWIDCNIGSRLTMKYPGVVLKGEGARGEVISIALANDGQHQDTGAKMIHAANNTTSTVISKSISVGQGRSTYRGVVHIPKHLKGCKNNTECDALLINSNSRTDTYPAITVRGNDHAVQHEASVSKVSEEMIFYMQQRGLSEAQAMSLAVNGFVNDLVAQFPMEYSVELKRLIDLEMEGSVG is encoded by the coding sequence ATGAAGCCACCCACCGAACTCGAAGCCCCCGTGGCCGAGAACCCGGCCGAAGGCATCGACCAGTCCGCCGGCGATTTCACCTACGACGTCAAATACGACTACGACGCCGGAGCCGGATTGACCGAGAACACCGTCCGCTACATCAGCGACGTGAAAAAGGAAGAGCCGTGGATCCTCGAGTTCCGCCTCAAGGCCCTCCAGACGTTCCTCGACAAGCCCATGCCCACCCACTGGGCGACCAAGGATCTCAACAACATCGATTTCGACAAGATCCGCTACTACCTTTCCCAAGGCCAGGCCCCCAAGCGCACCTGGGATGAGGTGCCCGACGATATCAAAAAGACCTTCGAGCGACTCGGCATCCCCGAGCAGGAGCGCAAGTTCCTCGCCGGCGTGGAAGCCCAGTTCGATTCCGAAGCCGCCTACTCCAACATCAAGGAGATCGTGGCCAAGGAAGGCGTCATCTTCATGGGCTCGACCGAGGCCCTCCGCGAGCATCCCGAGATTTTCAAAAAGTGGTTCGGCAAGGTCATCCCGACCTCCGACAACAAGTTCTCCGCGCTCAACAGCGCCGTGTTCTCCGGCGGCTCGTTCATCTACGTGCCTCCCGGCGTCAAGGTCTCGCAACCACTCCAAGCCTACTTCCGCATCAACGCGGAAAACTTCGGCCAATTCGAGCGCACCCTGATCATCGTCGATGAAGGTGCCGAGGTCACCTACATGGAGGGCTGCACCGCCCCCAAGTTCTCCACCGCGACCCTGCACTCGGCCGTCGTCGAGCTCGTCGCGATGAAGAACGCGAAGATCCAATACATCACCGTCCAAAACTGGGCGGCCAACGTCTACAACCTCGTCACCAAGCGCGGCCTCGCCCACGAGGGTGCCGAGATCAAGTGGATCGACTGCAACATCGGCAGCCGCCTCACCATGAAATACCCGGGCGTTGTGCTGAAGGGCGAAGGCGCGCGCGGTGAGGTCATCTCGATCGCACTCGCCAACGACGGCCAGCATCAGGACACCGGCGCCAAGATGATCCACGCCGCCAACAACACCACCTCGACCGTCATCTCCAAGTCGATCTCCGTCGGCCAGGGGCGTTCCACCTACCGCGGCGTCGTGCACATCCCCAAGCATCTCAAGGGCTGCAAAAACAACACCGAGTGCGACGCGTTGTTGATCAACTCCAACTCCCGCACCGACACCTACCCGGCCATCACCGTGCGCGGCAATGACCACGCCGTGCAGCACGAGGCCTCCGTCTCCAAGGTCAGCGAAGAAATGATCTTCTACATGCAGCAGCGCGGCTTGTCCGAAGCGCAGGCCATGAGCCTCGCCGTCAACGGATTCGTCAACGACCTCGTCGCCCAATTCCCCATGGAATACAGCGTCGAACTCAAGCGCCTCATCGACCTCGAAATGGAAGGTTCCGTCGGCTGA
- the sufC gene encoding Fe-S cluster assembly ATPase SufC: protein MNTLEIRDLTVALTATPDQPIVKGLSLTIKTGEVHAIMGPNGTGKSTLSKAIAGHPDYEITGGDVLIDGTSILEMEPDERARAGIFLAFQYPAEVPGVSIANFLRAAEQARLGEGENINAPQFYKKLYGKMDELKIDRKFTSRSVNDGFSGGEKKRCEILQMAMLEPLFALMDETDSGLDIDALKIVAEGVNRQRSANLGVLMITHYQRLLGYIVPDFVHVMYDGRIVKSGDKNLAIELDEKGYDWVKSELAEAATA from the coding sequence ATGAACACCCTCGAAATCCGAGACCTCACCGTCGCCCTCACCGCCACTCCCGATCAGCCCATCGTCAAGGGACTCTCCCTCACGATCAAAACCGGCGAAGTTCACGCCATCATGGGCCCCAACGGCACGGGTAAATCGACCCTCTCCAAGGCCATCGCCGGGCATCCCGACTACGAGATCACCGGCGGCGATGTCCTCATCGACGGCACATCCATCCTCGAAATGGAGCCCGATGAACGCGCCCGCGCCGGAATCTTTCTCGCCTTCCAATACCCGGCTGAAGTCCCCGGCGTTTCCATCGCCAACTTCCTCCGCGCCGCCGAACAAGCCCGTCTCGGCGAGGGCGAAAACATCAACGCCCCGCAGTTCTACAAAAAGCTCTACGGCAAAATGGACGAACTGAAGATCGACCGCAAGTTCACCTCCCGTTCCGTCAACGATGGCTTCTCCGGCGGCGAAAAGAAACGCTGCGAAATTCTCCAGATGGCCATGCTCGAGCCGCTCTTCGCCCTCATGGACGAAACCGACTCCGGCCTCGACATCGACGCCCTCAAGATCGTGGCCGAAGGCGTCAACCGCCAACGCAGCGCCAACCTCGGCGTGCTCATGATCACCCACTACCAACGCCTCCTCGGCTACATCGTGCCGGATTTCGTGCACGTCATGTATGACGGTCGCATCGTGAAGAGCGGTGACAAAAACCTCGCCATAGAGCTCGACGAAAAGGGCTACGACTGGGTCAAGAGCGAGCTCGCCGAAGCCGCGACCGCCTGA
- a CDS encoding Fur family transcriptional regulator, translated as MTAATASPDPLSHRLTACGLRPTAQRETVFQVLLSKRDHPTADEVFARVKEVMPTISLATVYNCLEALVQHELVRAVNFERAPTRYCPNLHPHAHFHDEAGRTLDIELPPNLLEQLRSLLPTGYAAKHIEINFHGHTTES; from the coding sequence ATGACTGCCGCCACCGCATCCCCCGACCCCTTGTCCCATCGCCTCACCGCGTGTGGACTCCGCCCCACCGCGCAGCGCGAAACCGTCTTCCAAGTCTTGCTCAGCAAGCGCGACCACCCCACCGCCGACGAGGTGTTTGCCCGCGTCAAAGAGGTCATGCCGACCATTTCTCTGGCCACCGTCTACAACTGCCTGGAAGCGCTCGTGCAACACGAGCTGGTGCGGGCCGTCAATTTCGAGCGCGCGCCGACCCGCTACTGTCCCAACCTGCATCCGCACGCCCATTTTCACGACGAAGCCGGTCGCACGCTCGATATCGAGTTGCCGCCCAATCTGCTCGAACAGCTGCGATCCCTCCTGCCCACGGGCTACGCCGCCAAGCACATCGAAATCAACTTTCACGGCCACACCACCGAATCCTGA
- a CDS encoding aldo/keto reductase: MKYRTLGRTGLSVSEVGFGTWALGSPVYGGVETNDAHTAIRGALDAGITFFDTAPLYGTKEEDGIAEKVLGKGLGSDRDRVTIATKFGRYPTKGHLNTFFHAEGVTTSVEDSLRRLGTDRLDVLFFHSPFGPEQIEDSVWQALEDLKTSGKVRAVGHSISLPEQTMGMAREWAGDGRIDVVQVVYSLMNRELETLINDLGTADIGVVARESLANGFLAGVFTPETTFAPGTINARYSRDEIVERVETANRYRDLLVRGDISSMPQAALRWVLDNPRVSTVLAGSRHVHEIVDCAGASEAASYTAAELAQARELHVKEFPPA, translated from the coding sequence AGTGGGATTTGGCACCTGGGCCCTCGGATCGCCGGTCTACGGCGGGGTCGAAACCAACGACGCCCACACCGCCATTCGCGGCGCCCTCGATGCCGGTATCACGTTCTTTGATACGGCACCGCTTTACGGGACGAAAGAGGAGGACGGCATCGCGGAAAAAGTGCTGGGAAAAGGCCTCGGCTCCGACCGCGACCGCGTCACCATCGCCACGAAATTCGGCCGCTACCCCACCAAGGGTCATCTCAACACGTTCTTCCACGCCGAGGGCGTCACCACTTCGGTGGAAGACAGTTTGCGTCGGCTCGGCACCGACCGCCTCGACGTGTTGTTTTTCCATTCTCCCTTCGGCCCCGAACAGATCGAAGACAGTGTCTGGCAGGCACTCGAGGATCTGAAGACCAGCGGCAAAGTGCGTGCCGTGGGCCACTCCATTTCGTTGCCCGAACAGACCATGGGAATGGCCCGTGAATGGGCCGGAGACGGCCGCATCGATGTCGTGCAAGTCGTCTATAGCCTCATGAACCGGGAGCTCGAGACGCTCATCAACGATCTCGGGACGGCCGACATCGGTGTCGTCGCCCGCGAGTCGCTCGCCAACGGTTTCCTCGCCGGCGTATTCACGCCGGAGACCACGTTTGCGCCCGGCACCATCAATGCCCGTTACTCCCGCGACGAGATCGTGGAACGCGTGGAAACCGCCAACCGCTATCGGGATCTTCTCGTGCGCGGCGACATATCCAGCATGCCCCAAGCCGCGCTGCGCTGGGTGCTCGATAACCCTCGCGTTTCCACCGTGCTCGCTGGTTCTCGCCACGTGCACGAAATCGTCGACTGCGCCGGTGCGTCCGAAGCCGCATCCTACACCGCGGCGGAACTGGCTCAGGCTCGTGAGCTGCACGTGAAGGAATTCCCTCCGGCGTAA